A region from the Takifugu rubripes chromosome 22, fTakRub1.2, whole genome shotgun sequence genome encodes:
- the mffa gene encoding mitochondrial fission factor homolog B isoform X1 encodes MSGPNFTPSAEVAEMNRIQYELEYTEGISQRMRVPETLMVASDKQTGPLTLDQPLPIHTALMQVPERIVVAGDDGDPQFSHPRDLDLIQSVSSVDLINMKTPPRVLTLSEQPLDSLEMEQHSSQGKLSQTAQLQARSRRERSASENTPARSTSQLRGDLSIIPSPSAPPVRLCPPLSSPEDAGVNLFTAAGFLSYVQSTTRRAYQQVLEVLDNSHRSSLGHVPHRTYLDLALDANTDEMGLLDASSLRRQIVKLNRRLQLLEEENKERSKREMFMYSATVAFWLINTWIWLRR; translated from the exons ATGAGTGGGCCAAACTTCACCCCATCTGCAGAGGTGGCAGAGATGAACCGCATCCAGTATGAGTTGGAGTACACAGAGGGTATCAGCCAGCGCATGAGGGTTCCCGAGACCCTCATGGTGGCCTCTGATAAGCAAACCGGACCATTAACACTTGACCAGCCCCTTCCCATTCACACAGCTCTGATGCAGGTACCGGAGAGGATAGTTGTAGCAG GTGACGATGGAGACCCTCAGTTTTCTCATCCTCGAGACCTGGACTTAATTCAGTCGGTCTCTTCTGTTGACCTCATAAATATGAAGACGCCTCCACGTGTTCTTACACTATCAGAACAGCCATTGGACTCTCTTGAAATGGAACAACACTCTTCACAAGGCAAACTCAGCCAAACT GCCCAGCTTCAAGCCCGGTCTCGACGGGAACGCAGTGCGAGCGAGAACACGCCTGCCCGATCAACCAGTCAGCTCCGAGGTGACCTGAG TATAATCCCTTCCCCTTCTGCACCCCCGGTCCGCTTGTGTccccctctttcttcccctGAGGATGCAGGCGTCAACCTGTTCACGGCAGCGGGTTTCCTGTCTTATGTACAGTCAACAACACGGAGAGCGTACCAGCAGGTCCTTGAAGTGCTGGATAACAGCCACCGCAG TTCTCTTGGCCATGTTCCACACAGGACGTATCTAGACCTGGCCTTAGATGCAAACACTGACGAGATGGGCTTGTTGGACGCATCTTCACTACGACGACAG ATTGTAAAGTTGAACCGGCGTCTGCAGCTGCtagaggaagaaaacaaagagcGCTCCAAGCGTGAGATGTTCATGTATTCTGCTACTGTTGCGTTCTGGCTCATAAACACCTGGATCTGGTTGCGCCGGTAA
- the agfg1b gene encoding arf-GAP domain and FG repeat-containing protein 1b isoform X3, translating to MTTFTAQEIEFLQKHSNEVCKHIWLGLYDDRTSVVPDFREPQKVKEFLQEKYEKKRWYVPPDQARAVQVSVSGSSASSTGSTPEVQPLKVLQLSKTPLRQSPGLPRSQPHGNTQEKKFDLLSDLGGDIFAAPPTHTSNSANFANFAHFPNQSAHQVNSNANFANFDAFGNTSIPSHLNTSPPSKSLSSGGSVPIPSVSGAVPTQSQIGSHSQDRYAALAELDNELSITVSTGSSVQGNLFGPVLGSSPAQNPPVLPSMQPGFGAVPSTNPFVAATVAPEMATNPFQTNGRAPTAASFGTGSMSMPAGFGNASSYCLPTSFSGNFQQQFPGQAPIPYSQPGAYHPQSNGPAFSVFGQNKPSMTPFGQPMAGPSMSNNPFMAGAPAGSFPSGGSSTNPFL from the exons ATGACCACATTCACAGCTCAGGAAATCGAGTTCCTACAGAAACACAGCAACGAG GTCTGTAAACACATCTGGTTGGGCCTCTATGATGACAGGACATCAGTTGTTCCAGATTTCCGAGAGCCACAAAAAGTTAAAGAGTTTCTACAggaaaaatatgaaaagaaaagatg GTATGTTCCACCGGACCAGGCGAGGGCAGTCCAGGTCTCTGTGTCCGGATCCTCGGCCAGCAGCACGGGCAGTACCCCAGAAGTTCAACCTCTCAAGGTCCTGCAGCTCAGTAAAACTCCACTGCGCCAG TCTCCAGGGTTACCTCGTTCCCAGCCTCACGGCAACACTCAGGAGAAGAAATTTGACTTGCTGTCCGACCTTGGAGGAGACATCTTTGCTGCTCCCCCCACTCATACTTCCAACTCTGCCAACTTTGCcaattttgcacattttcccaATCAGTCAg CACATCAGGTTAATTCAAATGCCAACTTTGCCAACTTTGATGCATTTGGAAACACTTCAATTCCATCCCATTTGAACACGTCACCCCCCTCAAAGTCCTTGTCATCAG GGGGAAGTGTGCCAATCCCGTCGGTCTCCGGTGCCGTCCCCACACAGTCCCAGATAGGAAGTCACTCACAGGACCGCTACGCTGCCCTGGCCGAGTTAGACAATGAGCTCAGTATCACAGTCTCCACAGGCAGCAGCGTCCAGGG AAACCTATTTGGACCCGTACTTGGCTCATCACCAGCTCAGAATCCTCCTGTGTTACCCAGCATGCAGCCTGGCTTTGGAG CTGTTCCATCCACAAATCCCTTTGTCGCTGCAACCGTTGCCCCAGAAATGGCTACTAACCCCTTTCAGACCAATGGCAGAGCTCCAACCGCAG CCTCTTTTGGCACTGGCTCTATGAGCATGCCTGCTGGCTTTGGGAATGCGTCTTCCTACTGCCTCCCGACCAGTTTCAGCGGAAACTTCCAGCAACAATTCCCTGGCCAAGCCCCCATCCCTTATTCTCAACCTGGGGCGTACCACCCTCAGTCTAATG GCCCTGCATTCTCAGTCTTCGGTCAGAACAAGCCCTCCATGACGCCCTTTGGGCAGCCAATGGCTGGCCCCAGCATGTCCAATAATCCCTTTATG gctggagctcctgctggctcTTTCCCTTCAGGGGGTTCATCTACCAACCCTTTCCTGTAG
- the mffa gene encoding mitochondrial fission factor homolog B isoform X2 — protein MSGPNFTPSAEVAEMNRIQYELEYTEGISQRMRVPETLMVASDKQTGPLTLDQPLPIHTALMQVPERIVVAGDDGDPQFSHPRDLDLIQSVSSVDLINMKTPPRVLTLSEQPLDSLEMEQHSSQGKLSQTAQLQARSRRERSASENTPARSTSQLRGDLSIIPSPSAPPVRLCPPLSSPEDAGVNLFTAAGFLSYVQSTTRRAYQQVLEVLDNSHRRTYLDLALDANTDEMGLLDASSLRRQIVKLNRRLQLLEEENKERSKREMFMYSATVAFWLINTWIWLRR, from the exons ATGAGTGGGCCAAACTTCACCCCATCTGCAGAGGTGGCAGAGATGAACCGCATCCAGTATGAGTTGGAGTACACAGAGGGTATCAGCCAGCGCATGAGGGTTCCCGAGACCCTCATGGTGGCCTCTGATAAGCAAACCGGACCATTAACACTTGACCAGCCCCTTCCCATTCACACAGCTCTGATGCAGGTACCGGAGAGGATAGTTGTAGCAG GTGACGATGGAGACCCTCAGTTTTCTCATCCTCGAGACCTGGACTTAATTCAGTCGGTCTCTTCTGTTGACCTCATAAATATGAAGACGCCTCCACGTGTTCTTACACTATCAGAACAGCCATTGGACTCTCTTGAAATGGAACAACACTCTTCACAAGGCAAACTCAGCCAAACT GCCCAGCTTCAAGCCCGGTCTCGACGGGAACGCAGTGCGAGCGAGAACACGCCTGCCCGATCAACCAGTCAGCTCCGAGGTGACCTGAG TATAATCCCTTCCCCTTCTGCACCCCCGGTCCGCTTGTGTccccctctttcttcccctGAGGATGCAGGCGTCAACCTGTTCACGGCAGCGGGTTTCCTGTCTTATGTACAGTCAACAACACGGAGAGCGTACCAGCAGGTCCTTGAAGTGCTGGATAACAGCCACCGCAG GACGTATCTAGACCTGGCCTTAGATGCAAACACTGACGAGATGGGCTTGTTGGACGCATCTTCACTACGACGACAG ATTGTAAAGTTGAACCGGCGTCTGCAGCTGCtagaggaagaaaacaaagagcGCTCCAAGCGTGAGATGTTCATGTATTCTGCTACTGTTGCGTTCTGGCTCATAAACACCTGGATCTGGTTGCGCCGGTAA
- the agfg1b gene encoding arf-GAP domain and FG repeat-containing protein 1b isoform X2, with protein sequence MATSAKRKQEETHLKMLREMTSLPANRKCFDCDQRGPTYVNMTVGSFVCTTCSGILRGLNPPHRVKSISMTTFTAQEIEFLQKHSNEVCKHIWLGLYDDRTSVVPDFREPQKVKEFLQEKYEKKRWYVPPDQARAVQVSVSGSSASSTGSTPEVQPLKVLQLSKTPLRQSPGLPRSQPHGNTQEKKFDLLSDLGGDIFAAPPTHTSNSANFANFAHFPNQSGGSVPIPSVSGAVPTQSQIGSHSQDRYAALAELDNELSITVSTGSSVQGNLFGPVLGSSPAQNPPVLPSMQPGFGAVPSTNPFVAATVAPEMATNPFQTNGRAPTAASFGTGSMSMPAGFGNASSYCLPTSFSGNFQQQFPGQAPIPYSQPGAYHPQSNGPAFSVFGQNKPSMTPFGQPMAGPSMSNNPFMAGAPAGSFPSGGSSTNPFL encoded by the exons ATGGCAACGAGTGCGAAGCGAAAGCAAGAGGAGACTCATTTGAAGATGCTCCGGGAAATGACTAGCCTTCCCGCGAATAGGAAATGCTTCGACTGCGACCAACGCGGCCCGACCTATGTCAACATGACAGTGGGTTCCTTCGTCTGTACCACCTGTTCTGGGATCTT ACGAGGACTAAATCCCCCACACAGAGTCAAGTCTATCTCCATGACCACATTCACAGCTCAGGAAATCGAGTTCCTACAGAAACACAGCAACGAG GTCTGTAAACACATCTGGTTGGGCCTCTATGATGACAGGACATCAGTTGTTCCAGATTTCCGAGAGCCACAAAAAGTTAAAGAGTTTCTACAggaaaaatatgaaaagaaaagatg GTATGTTCCACCGGACCAGGCGAGGGCAGTCCAGGTCTCTGTGTCCGGATCCTCGGCCAGCAGCACGGGCAGTACCCCAGAAGTTCAACCTCTCAAGGTCCTGCAGCTCAGTAAAACTCCACTGCGCCAG TCTCCAGGGTTACCTCGTTCCCAGCCTCACGGCAACACTCAGGAGAAGAAATTTGACTTGCTGTCCGACCTTGGAGGAGACATCTTTGCTGCTCCCCCCACTCATACTTCCAACTCTGCCAACTTTGCcaattttgcacattttcccaATCAGTCAg GGGGAAGTGTGCCAATCCCGTCGGTCTCCGGTGCCGTCCCCACACAGTCCCAGATAGGAAGTCACTCACAGGACCGCTACGCTGCCCTGGCCGAGTTAGACAATGAGCTCAGTATCACAGTCTCCACAGGCAGCAGCGTCCAGGG AAACCTATTTGGACCCGTACTTGGCTCATCACCAGCTCAGAATCCTCCTGTGTTACCCAGCATGCAGCCTGGCTTTGGAG CTGTTCCATCCACAAATCCCTTTGTCGCTGCAACCGTTGCCCCAGAAATGGCTACTAACCCCTTTCAGACCAATGGCAGAGCTCCAACCGCAG CCTCTTTTGGCACTGGCTCTATGAGCATGCCTGCTGGCTTTGGGAATGCGTCTTCCTACTGCCTCCCGACCAGTTTCAGCGGAAACTTCCAGCAACAATTCCCTGGCCAAGCCCCCATCCCTTATTCTCAACCTGGGGCGTACCACCCTCAGTCTAATG GCCCTGCATTCTCAGTCTTCGGTCAGAACAAGCCCTCCATGACGCCCTTTGGGCAGCCAATGGCTGGCCCCAGCATGTCCAATAATCCCTTTATG gctggagctcctgctggctcTTTCCCTTCAGGGGGTTCATCTACCAACCCTTTCCTGTAG
- the agfg1b gene encoding arf-GAP domain and FG repeat-containing protein 1b isoform X1, protein MATSAKRKQEETHLKMLREMTSLPANRKCFDCDQRGPTYVNMTVGSFVCTTCSGILRGLNPPHRVKSISMTTFTAQEIEFLQKHSNEVCKHIWLGLYDDRTSVVPDFREPQKVKEFLQEKYEKKRWYVPPDQARAVQVSVSGSSASSTGSTPEVQPLKVLQLSKTPLRQSPGLPRSQPHGNTQEKKFDLLSDLGGDIFAAPPTHTSNSANFANFAHFPNQSAHQVNSNANFANFDAFGNTSIPSHLNTSPPSKSLSSGGSVPIPSVSGAVPTQSQIGSHSQDRYAALAELDNELSITVSTGSSVQGNLFGPVLGSSPAQNPPVLPSMQPGFGAVPSTNPFVAATVAPEMATNPFQTNGRAPTAASFGTGSMSMPAGFGNASSYCLPTSFSGNFQQQFPGQAPIPYSQPGAYHPQSNGPAFSVFGQNKPSMTPFGQPMAGPSMSNNPFMAGAPAGSFPSGGSSTNPFL, encoded by the exons ATGGCAACGAGTGCGAAGCGAAAGCAAGAGGAGACTCATTTGAAGATGCTCCGGGAAATGACTAGCCTTCCCGCGAATAGGAAATGCTTCGACTGCGACCAACGCGGCCCGACCTATGTCAACATGACAGTGGGTTCCTTCGTCTGTACCACCTGTTCTGGGATCTT ACGAGGACTAAATCCCCCACACAGAGTCAAGTCTATCTCCATGACCACATTCACAGCTCAGGAAATCGAGTTCCTACAGAAACACAGCAACGAG GTCTGTAAACACATCTGGTTGGGCCTCTATGATGACAGGACATCAGTTGTTCCAGATTTCCGAGAGCCACAAAAAGTTAAAGAGTTTCTACAggaaaaatatgaaaagaaaagatg GTATGTTCCACCGGACCAGGCGAGGGCAGTCCAGGTCTCTGTGTCCGGATCCTCGGCCAGCAGCACGGGCAGTACCCCAGAAGTTCAACCTCTCAAGGTCCTGCAGCTCAGTAAAACTCCACTGCGCCAG TCTCCAGGGTTACCTCGTTCCCAGCCTCACGGCAACACTCAGGAGAAGAAATTTGACTTGCTGTCCGACCTTGGAGGAGACATCTTTGCTGCTCCCCCCACTCATACTTCCAACTCTGCCAACTTTGCcaattttgcacattttcccaATCAGTCAg CACATCAGGTTAATTCAAATGCCAACTTTGCCAACTTTGATGCATTTGGAAACACTTCAATTCCATCCCATTTGAACACGTCACCCCCCTCAAAGTCCTTGTCATCAG GGGGAAGTGTGCCAATCCCGTCGGTCTCCGGTGCCGTCCCCACACAGTCCCAGATAGGAAGTCACTCACAGGACCGCTACGCTGCCCTGGCCGAGTTAGACAATGAGCTCAGTATCACAGTCTCCACAGGCAGCAGCGTCCAGGG AAACCTATTTGGACCCGTACTTGGCTCATCACCAGCTCAGAATCCTCCTGTGTTACCCAGCATGCAGCCTGGCTTTGGAG CTGTTCCATCCACAAATCCCTTTGTCGCTGCAACCGTTGCCCCAGAAATGGCTACTAACCCCTTTCAGACCAATGGCAGAGCTCCAACCGCAG CCTCTTTTGGCACTGGCTCTATGAGCATGCCTGCTGGCTTTGGGAATGCGTCTTCCTACTGCCTCCCGACCAGTTTCAGCGGAAACTTCCAGCAACAATTCCCTGGCCAAGCCCCCATCCCTTATTCTCAACCTGGGGCGTACCACCCTCAGTCTAATG GCCCTGCATTCTCAGTCTTCGGTCAGAACAAGCCCTCCATGACGCCCTTTGGGCAGCCAATGGCTGGCCCCAGCATGTCCAATAATCCCTTTATG gctggagctcctgctggctcTTTCCCTTCAGGGGGTTCATCTACCAACCCTTTCCTGTAG
- the stk25b gene encoding serine/threonine-protein kinase 25 encodes MAHLRDMQNQNTRLDPEEYFTKQERIGKGSFGEVYKGINNRTKEVVAIKIIDLEEAEDEIEDIQQEITVLSQCDSPFVTKYYGSYLKGTKLWIIMEYLGGGSALDLLRPGPLEETYIATILREILKGLEYLHSERKIHRDIKAANVLLSEQGDVKLADFGVAGQLTDTQIKRNTFVGTPFWMAPEVIKQSAYDFKADIWSLGITAIELAKGEPPNSDLHPMRVLFLIPKNTPPTLEGPYSKPFKEFIEACLNKDPRFRPTAKELLKHKFITRYTKKTAYLTELIDRYRRWKSEGHGEESSSDDSDMDADGDVDTCPMWTFPTVRPTSMNKLQKGYTHTDSESGDSVKRQPKSQSLSALVTPIFRELKEKRRASGGGVGAIEELENAFNLAEESCPGISDRLVTHMMERVCRFSLNGNTTPSSR; translated from the exons ATGGCACACCTTCGAGACATGCAAAATCAG AACACCCGGTTGGACCCTGAGGAGTACTTCACCAAACAGGAGCGGATTGGAAAGGGTTCCTTTGGGGAGGTTTACAAAGGCATCAACAACCGCACAAAAGAGGTGGTGGCTATAAAAATTATAGAtctggaggaagcagaggatgaGATAGAAGACATTCAGCAGGAGATTACAGTTCTGAGCCAATGTGATAGCCCCTTTGTCACCAAGTATTATGGATCATACCTTAAG GGAACAAAACTGTGGATTATCATGGAGTATTTGGGTGGAGGGTCTGCTCTAGATCTG CTCCGTCCAGGACCTCTTGAAGAAACTTACATAGCTACTATACTGAGGGAAATACTGAAAGGTTTAGAGTACCTTCACTCTGAGCGGAAGATTCACAGAGATATCAAAG CTGCCAACGTGCTGTTGTCAGAGCAGGGTGATGTGAAGCTAGCCGATTTTGGAGTGGCGGGACAGCTGACGGATACTCAGATTAAAAGGAACACGTTCGTAGGAACGCCTTTCTGGATGGCTCCAGAGGTCATCAAACAGTCGGCGTATGACTTCAAG GCTGATATATGGTCCCTCGGAATTACGGCCATTGAGCTAGCTAAAGGAGAACCACCCAACTCGGACCTACACCCTATGAGGGTCCTTTTCCTCATCCCTAAAAACACTCCCCCCACACTTGAGGGGCCTTACAGCAAGCCTTTCAAAGAGTTTATAGAGGCTTGTTTAAATAAAGACCCTCGTTTT AGGCCAACGGCCAAAGAACTTCTGAAGCACAAGTTCATCACCCGATACACCAAGAAGACGGCCTACCTGACGGAGCTGATCGACCGCTACCGCCGCTGGAAGTCCGAGGGCCACGGGGAGGAATCCAGCTCCGATGACTCGGATAT GGACGCTGACGGCGACGTAGACACGTGTCCGATGTGGACCTTCCCCACAGTTAGACCCACATCAATGAACAAGCTACAGAAGGGCTACACTCACACCGATTCAGAG TCAGGAGATTCGGTCAAAAGACAACCCAAGTCTCAATCTTTGTCTGCCTTGGTCACGCCCATTTTCAGAGAG CTGAAGGAGAAGCGGCGAGCGAgcggaggaggagtaggagccATCGAGGAGCTGGAAAACGCCTTTAATCTGGCCGAGGAGTCCTGTCCAGGCATCTCTGACCGCCTCGTCACGCACATGATGGAGAGAGTGTGCAG gttTTCTTTAAACGGTAACACCACGCCATCCTCGCGGTGA
- the mffa gene encoding mitochondrial fission factor homolog B isoform X4: MSGPNFTPSAEVAEMNRIQYELEYTEGISQRMRVPETLMVASDKQTGPLTLDQPLPIHTALMQVPERIVVAGDDGDPQFSHPRDLDLIQSVSSVDLINMKTPPRVLTLSEQPLDSLEMEQHSSQGKLSQTAQLQARSRRERSASENTPARSTSQLRGDLRTYLDLALDANTDEMGLLDASSLRRQIVKLNRRLQLLEEENKERSKREMFMYSATVAFWLINTWIWLRR; encoded by the exons ATGAGTGGGCCAAACTTCACCCCATCTGCAGAGGTGGCAGAGATGAACCGCATCCAGTATGAGTTGGAGTACACAGAGGGTATCAGCCAGCGCATGAGGGTTCCCGAGACCCTCATGGTGGCCTCTGATAAGCAAACCGGACCATTAACACTTGACCAGCCCCTTCCCATTCACACAGCTCTGATGCAGGTACCGGAGAGGATAGTTGTAGCAG GTGACGATGGAGACCCTCAGTTTTCTCATCCTCGAGACCTGGACTTAATTCAGTCGGTCTCTTCTGTTGACCTCATAAATATGAAGACGCCTCCACGTGTTCTTACACTATCAGAACAGCCATTGGACTCTCTTGAAATGGAACAACACTCTTCACAAGGCAAACTCAGCCAAACT GCCCAGCTTCAAGCCCGGTCTCGACGGGAACGCAGTGCGAGCGAGAACACGCCTGCCCGATCAACCAGTCAGCTCCGAGGTGACCTGAG GACGTATCTAGACCTGGCCTTAGATGCAAACACTGACGAGATGGGCTTGTTGGACGCATCTTCACTACGACGACAG ATTGTAAAGTTGAACCGGCGTCTGCAGCTGCtagaggaagaaaacaaagagcGCTCCAAGCGTGAGATGTTCATGTATTCTGCTACTGTTGCGTTCTGGCTCATAAACACCTGGATCTGGTTGCGCCGGTAA
- the mffa gene encoding mitochondrial fission factor homolog B isoform X3: MSGPNFTPSAEVAEMNRIQYELEYTEGISQRMRVPETLMVASDKQTGPLTLDQPLPIHTALMQVPERIVVAGDDGDPQFSHPRDLDLIQSVSSVDLINMKTPPRVLTLSEQPLDSLEMEQHSSQGKLSQTAQLQARSRRERSASENTPARSTSQLRGDLSSLGHVPHRTYLDLALDANTDEMGLLDASSLRRQIVKLNRRLQLLEEENKERSKREMFMYSATVAFWLINTWIWLRR, translated from the exons ATGAGTGGGCCAAACTTCACCCCATCTGCAGAGGTGGCAGAGATGAACCGCATCCAGTATGAGTTGGAGTACACAGAGGGTATCAGCCAGCGCATGAGGGTTCCCGAGACCCTCATGGTGGCCTCTGATAAGCAAACCGGACCATTAACACTTGACCAGCCCCTTCCCATTCACACAGCTCTGATGCAGGTACCGGAGAGGATAGTTGTAGCAG GTGACGATGGAGACCCTCAGTTTTCTCATCCTCGAGACCTGGACTTAATTCAGTCGGTCTCTTCTGTTGACCTCATAAATATGAAGACGCCTCCACGTGTTCTTACACTATCAGAACAGCCATTGGACTCTCTTGAAATGGAACAACACTCTTCACAAGGCAAACTCAGCCAAACT GCCCAGCTTCAAGCCCGGTCTCGACGGGAACGCAGTGCGAGCGAGAACACGCCTGCCCGATCAACCAGTCAGCTCCGAGGTGACCTGAG TTCTCTTGGCCATGTTCCACACAGGACGTATCTAGACCTGGCCTTAGATGCAAACACTGACGAGATGGGCTTGTTGGACGCATCTTCACTACGACGACAG ATTGTAAAGTTGAACCGGCGTCTGCAGCTGCtagaggaagaaaacaaagagcGCTCCAAGCGTGAGATGTTCATGTATTCTGCTACTGTTGCGTTCTGGCTCATAAACACCTGGATCTGGTTGCGCCGGTAA
- the LOC101070845 gene encoding probable flap endonuclease 1 homolog, with product MGITKLADLIRSNARDAVSYKDISDYTGKAIALDTSIVVNQFRAATPSLSPLIGVFFRALTFLEHDIKPVFVFDGRPPGEKRAVLEKRAESAGWRSPNRTGTASSSTRDCLQLLKLIGVPVIQAPGDAEALCAWLVKEGTVDAVASEDMDTLPFGASILIRQLNSKKDGEVIEYSLSKLLERLQINHQEFVDLCILLGCDYCEKICGLGPKRALTLIQKHRTIENVILHVNRKTHPVPLFWKYKEARKIFLDAPRTEPAELTWTEPDEEALVEFLCRTTHISEGRVRQRLTKFHQARESKREERAKQQSSEQCRQTRMEDFFRITRKRSGTTEAADSLRSNGKRPKPK from the exons ATGGGGATCACTAAATTAGCAGATCTGATCCGTTCTAATGCTCGGGATGCTGTGTCTTACAAAGATATAAGCGACTACACCG GAAAAGCAATCGCACTGGATACATCGATTGTGGTGAACCAGTTCCGGGCAGCAACACCTTCCCTCAG CCCTCTGATCGGTGTCTTTTTTCGTGCTCTCACCTTCCTGGAACATGACATTAAGCCAGTCTTTGTGTTTGATGGGCGACCTCCTGGAGAGAAGAGAGCCGTG CTTGAAAAGCGCGCCGAGTCAGCTGGTTGGAGGTCTCCCAATCGCACAGGCACAG CATCATCCAGCACCAGAGACTGTCTCCAGCTCCTAAAGTTAATTGGTGTCCCTGTCATTCAG GCTCCAGGGGACGCCGAGGCACTGTGTGCCTGGCTGGTGAAAGAGGGAACTGTAGATGCTGTGGCATCAGAGGACATGGACACGCTGCCATTTGGAGCCAGTATTCTCATTCGCCAACTTAACTCCAAGAAGGACGG TGAAGTCATTGAATATTCTCTATCCAAACTGTTGGAGAGGCTTCAGATTAATCACCAGGAG TTTGTTGACCTGTGTATTTTGCTGGGCTGTGACTACTGTGAAAAGATATGCGGCCTGGGTCCAAAGAGGGCTCTGACGCTGATCCAGAAGCATCGCACCATTGAGAATGTGATTTTACATGTCAACAGGAAG ACCCACCCAGTGCCGCTTTTCTGGAAGTACAAAGAAGCCCGGAAGATATTCCTGGATGCCCCACGAACTGAACCAGCAGAACTCACCTGGACCGAGCCAGACGAAGAAGCCCTGGTTGAGTTCCTCTGTCGCACCACACATATAAG CGAGGGCAGGGTCCGTCAACGGCTGACGAAGTTCCATCAGGCACGGGAAAGTAAGCGAGAGGAGAGAGCAAAGCAGCAGTCGTCAGAGCAGTGCAGGCAGACCCGCATGGAGGATTTCTTTAGAATTACAAGAAAGAGGAGTGGT ACCACAGAAGCCGCAGACTCACTCAGAAGCAACGGAAAGAGACCAAAGCCAAAATAA